Proteins from a genomic interval of Clostridium taeniosporum:
- a CDS encoding helix-turn-helix domain-containing protein, with the protein MKTNIIIDNINMFIKAKGIKQNWIAEMLDTSKMNISNILNLKAKRIPLDDLESIANVLDLTIDELSKENFKVKEDVFDTLKIEDPAIAFCGNVSITDKDAIDTLDNLIGIINVIDSVKSANKKMKSLEF; encoded by the coding sequence ATGAAAACAAACATTATAATAGATAATATAAATATGTTTATAAAAGCTAAAGGAATTAAACAAAACTGGATAGCTGAAATGTTAGATACAAGCAAGATGAATATAAGCAATATTCTTAACTTAAAGGCTAAAAGGATTCCTTTAGATGATCTTGAAAGTATAGCTAATGTTTTAGATTTAACTATTGATGAATTATCTAAAGAAAATTTTAAAGTAAAAGAAGATGTTTTTGATACTCTGAAAATAGAAGATCCTGCTATCGCATTTTGTGGTAATGTAAGTATAACTGATAAAGATGCTATAGATACCTTAGATAATTTAATTGGCATAATAAATGTAATAGACTCAGTTAAAAGTGCCAATAAAAAAATGAAATCACTTGAATTTTAG
- a CDS encoding ImmA/IrrE family metallo-endopeptidase, translating to MIKKENLQRILELNKQIDDEIKTIVKKDSSGLYDENINIIQNINLKMEEDFIIIKYPINNKELGGFVYKTDNNLFCFINTNQPRNFQNFVLIHEYYHMIHHDNLEKNKIDAVLLNEEESINLIERKANYYASLMLLDSLRENYNKFIKDRKFTLENTICYLIDLYKVPKKTILIRLYELECITFDELYNNFNNNIDDLQNKFNKLGLDSSILEPSNVVKFDDIDEEFKKARESGSMLESFLDQNESYYRQLLKSLEVKFKNGHQ from the coding sequence ATGATTAAAAAAGAAAATCTCCAAAGAATATTAGAACTTAATAAACAAATAGATGATGAGATAAAGACTATAGTAAAAAAAGATTCTTCTGGACTTTATGATGAAAATATAAACATTATTCAAAATATAAATCTAAAAATGGAAGAAGACTTTATTATTATAAAATATCCTATAAATAATAAGGAACTAGGTGGTTTCGTATATAAAACAGATAATAATTTATTTTGCTTTATAAATACTAATCAGCCAAGAAATTTTCAAAATTTTGTTTTGATACATGAATATTATCATATGATTCACCATGATAATTTAGAAAAAAATAAAATAGATGCTGTTCTTTTAAATGAAGAAGAATCTATAAATTTAATAGAAAGAAAAGCAAATTACTATGCTTCATTAATGCTATTAGATTCATTACGTGAAAATTATAATAAATTTATAAAAGATAGAAAATTTACATTAGAAAACACTATTTGTTATCTTATAGATTTATATAAAGTTCCTAAAAAGACTATATTAATAAGACTTTATGAACTTGAATGCATTACTTTTGATGAGTTATATAATAATTTTAATAATAATATAGATGATTTACAAAATAAATTTAATAAGCTTGGCTTAGACAGTTCTATTCTAGAACCTAGTAATGTAGTTAAATTTGATGATATAGATGAAGAATTTAAAAAAGCTAGAGAATCAGGCTCTATGCTTGAATCTTTTTTAGATCAAAATGAATCTTATTATAGACAATTATTAAAGAGTTTAGAGGTGAAATTTAAAAATGGACACCAATAG